A window from Flavobacterium gyeonganense encodes these proteins:
- a CDS encoding FecR family protein, with the protein MQQKKFEELFESYLKNELSVSDEQKLMEMIRQNSHDDFLKEKIDLMLRENPSSELLDKEKSDYILNRILSDSENSQKVVLLEPKRRNKKVVVRLLFAAASIIALIAIGNSLFFKPKTENAIPITELPVIAENTSVDFSGKQLVRLPDGSTVILNDNSTLKYEQNSFGNKTREVTLTGEAFFDIKRNEKKPFIVHTGKVQTKVLGTAFNINAFDSSKNIEVTVSRGKVQVGDAEKIYGVITPNQQIKVNKNTLNFEQNTTSAAVVTKWKSNYLILDDINMEEAVALISQKYKVQILLSNEKIRNCRITASFLNDEDLDHVLKVISSVIETEYRYNKTGTIILDGKGCE; encoded by the coding sequence ATGCAGCAAAAAAAATTCGAAGAATTATTTGAAAGCTATCTGAAAAATGAATTGTCGGTTTCTGATGAGCAGAAATTGATGGAAATGATCCGGCAGAATTCTCATGACGACTTCTTAAAAGAAAAAATTGATTTGATGCTTAGGGAAAATCCTTCTTCAGAATTATTAGACAAGGAAAAGAGCGATTATATACTCAACAGGATTTTGTCAGATTCAGAGAATAGCCAAAAAGTGGTTTTATTAGAGCCGAAAAGAAGAAATAAAAAGGTGGTCGTGCGCCTGCTCTTCGCTGCAGCGAGTATCATTGCTTTAATCGCGATTGGCAACAGCTTATTTTTTAAACCAAAAACAGAAAATGCTATTCCAATTACTGAACTGCCTGTAATTGCAGAAAATACTTCGGTAGACTTTAGCGGAAAACAATTGGTTCGTCTGCCGGATGGAAGTACGGTTATACTGAACGACAATAGTACCTTAAAATATGAACAGAATTCTTTTGGTAACAAAACGCGTGAAGTAACCCTCACCGGGGAAGCTTTTTTTGACATCAAAAGAAACGAAAAGAAGCCTTTCATCGTACATACCGGTAAGGTACAGACGAAAGTTTTAGGTACTGCATTTAATATTAATGCTTTTGATTCTTCTAAAAACATAGAAGTTACGGTATCCAGAGGTAAGGTTCAGGTTGGAGATGCAGAAAAAATATATGGCGTGATTACTCCAAATCAGCAGATTAAGGTGAACAAAAACACACTGAATTTTGAGCAGAATACAACTAGTGCAGCCGTTGTGACCAAATGGAAAAGCAACTACCTGATTCTGGACGACATTAATATGGAAGAAGCTGTTGCTTTAATTTCGCAGAAATACAAAGTACAGATTTTATTATCGAATGAAAAAATCAGGAATTGCAGGATAACCGCAAGTTTCCTTAATGATGAAGATCTGGATCATGTCCTCAAAGTAATTTCGAGTGTTATTGAAACAGAATATCGTTACAACAAAACCGGAACCATCATTCTGGATGGAAAAGGCTGCGAATAA
- a CDS encoding RNA polymerase sigma factor, whose product MPSNSSSDQKKLLLELSQGSELAFTALYNQYKHIVYATALRITKSVIQSEEAVQDVFLKIWLSHQNLGEIDSFENYLFIISRNHIFNTIKKIARESTLMTEITSNDTLSDTDHGIKDDQYNIILNKIVQQLPPQQQKIYKMAKWEGLSHQKIGEDLGISTETVKKHMAQALKFIRHKISPYMNMFMSLLLFLKSWL is encoded by the coding sequence ATGCCATCAAATTCCAGTTCAGATCAAAAGAAACTTCTTCTTGAGCTATCTCAGGGAAGTGAATTGGCGTTTACAGCGTTATACAATCAATATAAACATATTGTCTATGCAACGGCATTAAGAATAACCAAATCTGTTATTCAGTCTGAAGAAGCTGTTCAGGACGTCTTTTTGAAAATATGGCTCAGTCATCAGAATTTAGGAGAAATTGATAGTTTTGAAAATTATCTTTTCATCATTTCACGAAATCATATATTCAATACAATCAAAAAAATTGCCCGTGAAAGTACCCTAATGACAGAAATCACTTCGAATGATACATTAAGCGATACAGATCACGGTATAAAAGACGATCAGTACAATATAATCCTGAATAAAATAGTACAACAGCTGCCCCCTCAGCAGCAAAAAATCTATAAAATGGCAAAATGGGAAGGTTTGAGCCATCAGAAAATTGGTGAAGACTTAGGCATTTCTACAGAAACTGTAAAAAAACACATGGCTCAGGCTCTAAAATTCATACGCCATAAGATCAGTCCGTACATGAATATGTTCATGTCTCTCCTTCTGTTTTTAAAGAGCTGGCTTTAA